One window from the genome of Azospirillum sp. B510 encodes:
- a CDS encoding alpha-2-macroglobulin family protein, translating into MLRALARVCAVLVACSGTLTVSQTFAADPPAEPVPFGVASVEVVAERDTPQACFTFTDRLERSRAVNYRDYVAVEPAVDGAAIARDRTLCVEGLQHGETYRVTLRDGLPGADGKRLPAADTREVQVPNRKPSLAFRGAGYILPRVGADGLPLRSINLDRAKLQVLRITDRALVEKIYFGRITQQMTDYDIGEILDKSGQEVWRGEMGIGNQPNRTVTTAFPIDAVLGKLDPGVYVAVAGADEIKPGGWDRKATQWFVVSDLGLNTILGEDSLVVFARSAQSAAPAAGVELRLVARNGTELGRVQTGEDGLGRFDLAALRAAGAEPVQALFAARGDGDFAFLDLTAGGAPPAEAPDRPATAVRPVTGGLDAYLYTERGIYRPGETVHVTALLRDADLNPPAGKPLTIRILRPDGFEVERRSLTDSGAGGYATRVELPMNAYPGNWVVTAHAEPDGPAIGKAEFLLEDFVPPRLDVALASPTTELAADGEADIALDSHYLYGAPASGLPGELTVTLRTAANPYPGLPGYHFGLVQEEVKPARADLPGFITDSNGSARLKVKLPRPPESTRPLEAVVRATLFDIGGRPVGRDFVLPVRHQPFAIGIKPRFEGDGVPEGATAGFDVVAVGPDGKPTDRADLSYELFEEEYDYAWYEANGRWDYKVTVKDQRVTGGSLSAQAAAPVAVETPVAAGRYRLEVFDPKTGVASSFRFAAGWWMTPTAGERPDAVDVSVMMPAYRVGESAWVFVKPPYDSQVLVAVADRGVTYAVTRAIGPQGAFLEIPVGQGWTSGAHILATAFATSDPQSRKPPRRAVGLAWLAMDKAPRTLDVRLSAPAETEPRRAMSADVTVTEVAEGKQAFVTLAAVDEAVMQLTDQPSPDPARHYLRKRPLSVELRDSYGRLIDPAGLDATRPPAQPAPRLHQVAGLVPPKSERVVSLYSGILTVGADGKVSVPFELPDFQGRLRLMAVAWSEGRVGHAESQVLVRDPVVADAVLPRFLAPGDSAQVLLSLDNLNGPSGDYRMSLTAEGAVSIARGESGGEPGADLAVPKLARGKRATAGRVLTATAVGSGHVTLDVTGPEGVRVTRRWDVTVRPATSAVSRRATAALPADKSLTLPADLTAGLRPETLSVGATVAPLPDLDVPGLLFALDRATVGGTEQTASRLLPLLSMSDVAAGLGIAPEDRIKARVQRGVDRLMTFQRLDGAFAAWSPKGDLDPWLTAYAVDVLGRAKAAGYRIPDQPYRKGLDWLKQAIDNSWVETADLPGRAYALYVLARAKMIDAGAVRYFRENYWDRLQTDFGRAQIAAATAVLGDQAGATEAFSKLTGARMVTASLRDQGSSLRDEAGVVALMGESGAVDRDRIFQAGERVAKTFAAVRTTNLQEQAWLLLAAKALIDRAAPMKLAIGDQTVDNAKPQILPVNPAAPPAIRNLGGEVRQTLSVAGIPEQPAGAEEQGMTIRRRLFDMAGRPVDPAGIRHNDLLVVILEGEVGDPLDHSVLVSDPLPAGLEIENVRLANSGQLGKLSWLGELSAVRNVEFREDRFLAAVDLPKTAPRFRLVYLVRAVTPGDFAAPGAQVQDLQRPHLSARTAASRLRVLPE; encoded by the coding sequence ATGTTGCGTGCGCTGGCGCGTGTCTGTGCCGTTCTTGTCGCGTGCTCCGGCACGCTCACCGTATCCCAGACCTTCGCCGCCGACCCGCCGGCCGAACCGGTGCCCTTCGGCGTCGCCAGCGTCGAGGTGGTGGCGGAGCGTGATACGCCACAGGCCTGCTTCACCTTCACCGACCGGCTGGAGCGCTCGCGCGCCGTCAACTACCGCGACTATGTCGCGGTGGAGCCGGCGGTGGACGGCGCCGCCATCGCCCGCGACCGCACGCTCTGCGTCGAGGGGCTCCAGCATGGCGAGACCTACCGCGTCACGCTGAGGGACGGGCTTCCCGGCGCCGACGGCAAGCGGCTTCCGGCGGCCGACACCCGCGAGGTGCAGGTGCCCAACCGCAAGCCGTCGCTGGCCTTCCGCGGCGCCGGCTACATCCTGCCGCGCGTCGGCGCGGACGGGCTGCCGCTGCGCTCGATCAATCTGGACCGGGCGAAGCTCCAGGTGCTGCGCATCACCGACCGGGCGCTGGTCGAGAAGATCTATTTCGGCCGCATCACCCAGCAGATGACCGACTACGACATCGGCGAGATCCTCGACAAGTCGGGCCAGGAGGTCTGGCGGGGCGAGATGGGCATCGGCAACCAGCCCAACCGCACCGTCACCACCGCCTTTCCCATCGATGCCGTGCTGGGCAAGCTCGACCCCGGCGTCTATGTCGCCGTCGCCGGCGCCGACGAGATCAAGCCGGGCGGCTGGGACCGCAAGGCGACCCAGTGGTTCGTCGTCTCCGACCTTGGCCTCAACACCATCCTGGGCGAGGATTCGCTGGTGGTCTTCGCCCGCTCCGCCCAGTCGGCGGCGCCGGCCGCCGGGGTGGAGCTGCGTCTGGTCGCCCGCAACGGCACCGAGCTGGGGCGGGTCCAGACCGGGGAGGACGGGCTTGGCCGCTTCGACCTCGCCGCCTTGCGCGCCGCCGGGGCCGAGCCGGTCCAGGCCCTGTTCGCCGCGCGTGGCGACGGCGACTTCGCCTTTCTGGACCTGACCGCCGGCGGCGCCCCGCCGGCCGAGGCGCCCGACAGGCCGGCCACCGCCGTCCGTCCGGTCACCGGCGGGCTCGACGCCTATCTCTACACCGAACGCGGCATCTACCGGCCGGGCGAGACGGTGCATGTGACCGCGCTCCTGCGCGACGCCGACCTGAACCCGCCGGCCGGCAAACCGCTGACCATCCGCATCCTGCGCCCCGATGGTTTCGAGGTCGAACGCCGCAGCCTGACCGACAGCGGGGCCGGCGGCTATGCCACCCGTGTCGAACTGCCGATGAACGCCTATCCTGGTAACTGGGTCGTCACCGCCCATGCCGAGCCGGACGGTCCGGCCATCGGCAAGGCCGAGTTCCTGCTGGAGGATTTCGTGCCGCCGCGGCTCGACGTGGCGCTGGCCTCCCCGACGACGGAGCTGGCGGCCGACGGCGAGGCCGACATCGCGCTCGACAGCCATTACCTCTACGGCGCGCCCGCCTCCGGCCTGCCGGGCGAGCTGACGGTGACGCTGCGCACCGCCGCCAACCCCTATCCCGGCCTGCCGGGCTATCATTTCGGCCTGGTCCAGGAGGAGGTGAAGCCGGCCCGCGCCGACCTGCCGGGCTTCATCACCGACTCCAACGGTTCCGCCCGCCTGAAGGTCAAGCTGCCGCGTCCGCCCGAAAGCACCCGTCCGCTGGAGGCGGTGGTGCGCGCCACCCTGTTCGACATCGGCGGCCGTCCGGTCGGCCGCGACTTCGTGCTGCCGGTTCGCCACCAGCCCTTCGCCATCGGCATCAAGCCGCGCTTCGAGGGTGACGGCGTGCCGGAGGGGGCCACCGCCGGCTTCGACGTCGTCGCCGTCGGTCCCGACGGCAAGCCGACCGACCGCGCCGACCTCTCCTACGAGCTGTTCGAGGAGGAGTATGATTACGCGTGGTACGAGGCGAACGGCCGCTGGGACTACAAGGTCACGGTGAAGGACCAGCGGGTGACCGGCGGTTCGCTGTCGGCCCAGGCCGCCGCGCCGGTCGCGGTGGAGACCCCGGTGGCCGCCGGCCGCTATCGGCTGGAGGTGTTCGACCCCAAGACCGGCGTCGCCAGCAGCTTCCGTTTCGCCGCCGGCTGGTGGATGACCCCGACCGCCGGCGAGCGGCCGGACGCCGTCGACGTCTCGGTGATGATGCCGGCCTACCGTGTCGGCGAAAGCGCCTGGGTCTTCGTCAAGCCGCCCTATGACAGCCAGGTTCTGGTCGCCGTGGCCGACCGTGGCGTCACCTATGCCGTCACCCGCGCCATCGGCCCGCAGGGCGCCTTCCTGGAAATTCCGGTCGGGCAGGGCTGGACCAGCGGCGCCCATATCCTGGCGACCGCCTTCGCCACCTCCGATCCGCAGTCGAGGAAGCCGCCGCGCCGCGCCGTCGGTCTGGCGTGGTTGGCGATGGACAAGGCGCCGCGCACGCTGGATGTCCGCCTCTCCGCCCCGGCGGAGACCGAGCCGCGCCGCGCCATGTCCGCCGACGTCACCGTCACCGAGGTGGCGGAGGGCAAGCAGGCCTTCGTCACCCTGGCCGCCGTCGACGAGGCGGTGATGCAGCTGACCGACCAGCCGTCGCCCGATCCGGCCCGCCATTATCTGCGCAAGCGGCCGCTCAGCGTGGAACTGCGCGACTCCTATGGCCGCCTGATCGACCCGGCCGGGCTGGACGCCACCCGTCCGCCGGCCCAGCCGGCGCCGCGCCTGCATCAGGTCGCCGGGCTGGTCCCGCCCAAATCGGAACGGGTTGTCTCGCTCTATTCCGGCATCCTGACCGTCGGGGCCGACGGCAAGGTCTCCGTACCCTTCGAACTGCCCGACTTCCAGGGACGCCTGCGCCTGATGGCCGTCGCCTGGAGCGAGGGGCGCGTCGGCCATGCCGAAAGCCAGGTTCTCGTCCGCGACCCTGTGGTCGCCGACGCCGTGCTGCCGCGCTTCCTCGCTCCCGGCGACTCGGCGCAGGTGCTGCTGTCGCTCGACAACCTGAACGGCCCGTCCGGCGACTACCGGATGAGTCTGACCGCCGAGGGGGCCGTCTCCATCGCGCGGGGCGAGTCGGGTGGTGAGCCGGGCGCCGATCTGGCGGTGCCGAAGCTGGCGCGCGGCAAGCGGGCGACCGCCGGCCGCGTCCTGACCGCCACCGCGGTCGGGTCCGGCCATGTCACGCTGGACGTGACCGGTCCGGAGGGCGTCCGCGTCACCCGGCGCTGGGACGTCACCGTTCGTCCGGCCACCTCGGCGGTGTCGCGCCGGGCCACCGCCGCCCTGCCGGCCGACAAGAGCCTGACCCTTCCCGCCGACCTTACCGCCGGCCTGCGGCCGGAGACCCTGTCGGTCGGCGCGACCGTGGCTCCGTTGCCCGATCTTGATGTGCCGGGGCTGCTCTTCGCGCTCGACCGCGCGACGGTGGGCGGGACGGAGCAGACCGCCAGCCGCCTGCTGCCGCTGCTGTCGATGAGCGATGTGGCCGCCGGCCTCGGCATCGCGCCGGAGGACCGCATCAAGGCGCGCGTCCAGCGCGGCGTCGACCGGCTGATGACCTTCCAGCGGCTCGACGGCGCCTTCGCCGCCTGGTCGCCCAAGGGCGATCTCGACCCCTGGCTGACCGCCTACGCGGTCGATGTGCTTGGCCGGGCCAAGGCCGCCGGCTACCGCATTCCCGACCAGCCCTATCGCAAGGGCCTGGACTGGCTGAAGCAGGCCATCGACAATTCCTGGGTCGAGACCGCCGACCTGCCGGGCCGCGCCTATGCGCTCTATGTGCTGGCGCGGGCGAAGATGATCGATGCCGGCGCCGTGCGCTATTTCCGTGAGAATTACTGGGACCGGCTGCAAACCGACTTCGGCCGGGCCCAGATCGCCGCGGCGACCGCCGTTCTGGGCGATCAGGCCGGGGCGACGGAGGCCTTTTCCAAGCTGACCGGGGCCCGCATGGTGACCGCCAGCCTGCGCGACCAGGGCTCCTCGCTCAGGGACGAGGCGGGTGTGGTGGCGCTGATGGGCGAGAGCGGGGCGGTGGACCGCGACCGCATCTTCCAGGCCGGCGAGCGCGTGGCGAAGACCTTCGCCGCCGTGCGGACCACCAACCTACAGGAGCAGGCCTGGCTGCTGCTGGCCGCCAAGGCGTTGATCGACCGCGCGGCGCCGATGAAGCTCGCCATCGGCGACCAGACGGTGGACAACGCCAAACCGCAGATCCTGCCCGTCAACCCGGCCGCGCCGCCGGCGATCCGCAATCTGGGCGGCGAGGTCCGGCAGACGCTGTCGGTGGCCGGCATTCCCGAGCAGCCGGCCGGTGCCGAGGAGCAGGGGATGACCATCCGCCGCCGCCTGTTCGACATGGCCGGACGTCCGGTCGATCCGGCCGGAATCCGCCACAATGACCTGTTGGTGGTGATCCTGGAAGGCGAGGTCGGTGACCCGCTCGACCATTCGGTTCTGGTCAGCGATCCGCTGCCGGCGGGGCTGGAGATCGAGAATGTCCGCCTTGCCAACAGCGGCCAGCTCGGCAAGCTGTCCTGGCTCGGCGAACTGTCGGCGGTTCGCAATGTCGAGTTCCGCGAGGACCGCTTCCTGGCCGCGGTCGACCTGCCCAAGACGGCCCCGCGTTTCCGGCTGGTCTATCTGGTCCGCGCCGTCACTCCCGGCGATTTCGCCGCCCCCGGCGCCCAGGTGCAGGATCTGCAACGCCCCCATCTGTCCGCCCGCACCGCGGCCTCCCGGCTGCGCGTGCTGCCGGAGTGA
- a CDS encoding aminotransferase, which translates to MKSGNALLSSYGTTIFEVMSRLSEEHGAINLGQGFPDDRGPADVLRTAADALLTGWNQYPSMMGTPDLRQALAAHAGRFYGLDIDWRTETMVTSGATEALTACLLGLINPGDEVVLFQPMYDSYLPIVRLAGGVPRFVSLKAPDWSFSRADLEAAFSPRTKLVLINDPLNPAAKVFERAELELIAEFVQRHDAFAVCDEVYEHIVFDGRRHIPLMTLPGMRDRCLKIGSAGKTFSLTGWKVGYVTAAPHLLQPVAKAHQFLTFTTPPNLQTAVAYGLGKEEDYFTGLAAGLQAKRDRLSAGLASAGFEVLPSAGTYFVAADISRFGFDGDDQAFCRWLVAEAKVAAIPVSAFFVENAPTNVVRFCFSKRDEVLDGAIDRLRSRFVSR; encoded by the coding sequence GTGAAGTCGGGCAACGCGCTGCTGTCCAGCTATGGCACCACCATTTTCGAAGTCATGTCCCGCCTGTCGGAGGAGCATGGCGCGATCAACCTGGGCCAGGGGTTTCCCGACGACCGCGGCCCCGCCGACGTGTTGCGGACCGCGGCCGACGCGCTGCTGACCGGCTGGAACCAGTACCCGTCGATGATGGGCACCCCCGACCTGCGTCAGGCGCTGGCCGCCCACGCCGGCCGCTTCTACGGTCTCGACATCGACTGGAGGACCGAGACGATGGTCACCTCCGGCGCGACCGAGGCGCTGACCGCCTGCCTGCTCGGCCTGATCAACCCGGGCGACGAGGTCGTGCTCTTCCAGCCGATGTATGACAGCTATCTGCCCATTGTCCGGCTGGCCGGCGGCGTGCCGCGCTTCGTCTCGCTGAAGGCGCCGGATTGGAGCTTCAGCCGCGCCGACCTGGAGGCCGCCTTCTCCCCCCGGACCAAGCTGGTGCTGATCAACGATCCGCTGAACCCGGCGGCCAAGGTCTTCGAGCGGGCGGAGCTGGAGCTGATCGCCGAGTTCGTCCAGCGTCATGACGCCTTCGCCGTCTGCGACGAGGTGTATGAGCACATCGTCTTCGACGGGCGCCGCCACATCCCCCTGATGACGCTGCCGGGGATGCGCGACCGCTGCCTGAAGATCGGCTCGGCCGGCAAGACCTTCTCGCTGACCGGCTGGAAGGTCGGCTATGTCACCGCCGCTCCGCATCTTTTGCAGCCGGTGGCCAAGGCGCACCAGTTCCTGACCTTCACCACCCCGCCGAACCTCCAGACCGCCGTCGCCTACGGCCTGGGCAAGGAGGAGGATTATTTCACCGGGCTCGCCGCCGGACTCCAGGCCAAGCGTGACCGGCTGTCGGCCGGGTTGGCCTCGGCCGGCTTCGAGGTGCTGCCCAGCGCCGGCACCTATTTCGTCGCCGCCGACATTTCCCGTTTCGGCTTCGACGGCGACGATCAGGCCTTCTGCCGCTGGCTGGTGGCCGAGGCGAAGGTCGCCGCCATTCCGGTCAGCGCCTTTTTCGTGGAAAACGCCCCGACCAACGTGGTGCGCTTCTGCTTTTCCAAAAGGGATGAAGTGCTCGACGGCGCCATCGACCGGCTGCGCAGCCGGTTCGTATCGCGATAG
- a CDS encoding sensor histidine kinase, with the protein MPRLPTLRLPSIRMPSFRNGVLAIAALALAGVWVGYAVMASSMLESQMREAIVNAQTTARAYESSTSRTLHDVDTTLRSFAERYAEGGLPRARRIIDDGLYDSSLIHHFSVFGPDGLQRFRSEGNGPPDTLEGSGLTAYHQGEGRSLMKVGPPVTGSAARRPLLRVSRRLEDAAGDFAGVVVANVDPDYLSDFYRQADVGRNGVVTLVGLDRIIRARGSKDGKDAVGLDSTRSNLWTAVRQSLTGVFWQDSIADGMRRAYAYRPVEGYPLILVVGIAVKDIDAEVAGFRGQMRIIAGLFSVSVLLVAGFLLVQHRNAERLAAALAVNRDFLARVSHEFRTPLNAIIGFSEIIKDQMFGPDAGPRYADYARDIHTSGQHLLTLIDDILDLSRLQAGKFALLMEDVDPVAAAEWAIRIVTPQAEQKSIHLEIKRPPSPTLVRADERALKQMLLNLLSNALKFTPENGRVLVSVGRGTHGRCIVRITDTGIGMTAEELRQASVPFGQTAALVAHPGRGTGLGLPIVKSLIEAHGGSLRIDSRPGQGSQITLEFTA; encoded by the coding sequence ATGCCACGTCTCCCGACCCTTCGGTTGCCATCCATCAGGATGCCGTCCTTCCGCAACGGCGTCCTGGCCATCGCCGCCCTGGCGCTGGCCGGGGTGTGGGTCGGCTATGCCGTGATGGCCTCCTCCATGCTGGAGTCCCAGATGCGGGAGGCGATCGTCAATGCCCAGACGACCGCGCGCGCCTATGAAAGCAGCACCAGCCGCACCCTGCACGATGTCGATACGACGCTGCGCTCCTTCGCCGAACGCTATGCCGAAGGCGGGCTGCCGCGGGCGCGCCGCATCATCGACGACGGCCTCTATGACAGCTCCCTGATCCATCATTTCAGCGTTTTCGGGCCAGATGGCCTCCAACGCTTCCGCAGCGAGGGGAACGGCCCGCCCGACACGCTGGAGGGCAGCGGCCTGACCGCCTATCACCAGGGGGAGGGGCGGTCGCTGATGAAGGTCGGCCCGCCCGTCACCGGCTCGGCGGCCAGGCGGCCGTTGCTGCGCGTCTCGCGCCGGCTGGAGGACGCGGCGGGGGACTTCGCCGGGGTGGTGGTGGCCAATGTCGATCCCGATTATCTGTCCGATTTCTACCGGCAGGCCGATGTCGGCCGCAATGGGGTGGTCACGCTGGTCGGGCTGGACCGGATCATCCGCGCCCGCGGCTCCAAGGATGGCAAGGACGCCGTCGGGCTCGACAGCACCCGCTCGAACCTGTGGACGGCGGTGCGGCAATCGCTGACCGGGGTGTTCTGGCAGGACAGCATCGCCGATGGCATGCGCCGCGCCTACGCCTACCGGCCGGTGGAGGGCTATCCGCTGATCCTCGTCGTCGGTATCGCCGTGAAGGACATCGACGCCGAGGTCGCCGGCTTCCGCGGGCAGATGCGGATCATCGCCGGCCTGTTCAGCGTCTCGGTCCTGCTGGTCGCCGGCTTCCTGCTGGTCCAGCACCGCAACGCCGAGCGGCTGGCGGCGGCGCTGGCGGTCAACCGCGATTTCCTCGCCCGTGTCAGCCATGAATTCCGCACGCCGCTGAACGCGATCATCGGCTTCTCCGAGATCATCAAGGACCAGATGTTCGGACCCGATGCCGGTCCCCGCTATGCCGACTACGCCCGTGACATCCACACCTCCGGCCAGCATCTGCTGACCCTGATCGACGACATCCTCGACCTGTCCCGGTTGCAGGCCGGCAAGTTCGCCCTGCTGATGGAGGATGTCGATCCGGTCGCCGCCGCCGAGTGGGCGATCCGCATCGTGACGCCCCAGGCGGAGCAGAAATCGATCCACCTGGAGATCAAACGGCCACCGTCCCCGACCCTGGTGCGGGCGGATGAGCGGGCGTTGAAGCAGATGCTGTTGAACCTGTTGAGCAACGCCCTGAAATTCACCCCGGAGAATGGGCGGGTGCTGGTCAGCGTCGGGCGTGGGACCCATGGCCGCTGCATCGTCCGCATCACCGACACCGGCATCGGCATGACGGCGGAGGAACTGCGCCAGGCCTCCGTCCCCTTCGGCCAGACGGCGGCCCTCGTCGCCCATCCGGGCCGTGGCACCGGCCTCGGCCTGCCCATCGTCAAGTCGCTGATCGAGGCGCATGGCGGCAGTCTGCGCATCGACAGCCGGCCCGGCCAGGGCAGCCAGATCACATTGGAATTCACCGCCTGA
- a CDS encoding thiolase family protein has translation MKSVVIAGYARSPFAFAHKGELTKVRPDDLLARVIAALVERTGLKTEDVEDVIVGCSFPEGEQGLNVARGISFLAKLPLTAAATTVNRYCGSSMQSIHQAAGAIQMGAGEVFVCGGVESMTRVPIMGFNPMPNPALKESYPEAYCSMGITAENVARKYAISRAEQEALAVASHAKAAEAQAAGRLADEIVGIQTPAGLVDKDGCIRPGTTAEGLSGLKPAFTADGSVTAGTSSPLTDGASVVLVTTEEYARANGLPILAKIRSVAVAGCAPELMGLGPVPATRKALARAGLSINDIDIIEINEAFSSQAIACMRDLDIDPSRVNPDGGALALGHPLGATGARITGKAAALLKREGKQFALATQCIGGGQGIATILEAV, from the coding sequence ATGAAGTCGGTCGTCATCGCCGGTTACGCCCGTTCACCCTTCGCCTTCGCCCACAAGGGCGAACTGACCAAGGTCCGCCCCGACGATCTGCTGGCCCGCGTCATCGCGGCGCTGGTCGAGCGCACCGGCCTGAAGACCGAGGATGTCGAGGACGTCATCGTCGGCTGCTCCTTTCCCGAGGGCGAGCAGGGGCTGAACGTCGCCCGCGGCATCTCCTTCCTGGCCAAGTTGCCGCTGACGGCGGCGGCGACCACGGTCAACCGTTATTGCGGCTCCTCGATGCAGTCGATCCATCAGGCGGCGGGCGCCATCCAGATGGGGGCCGGCGAGGTCTTCGTCTGCGGCGGCGTCGAATCGATGACCCGCGTGCCGATCATGGGCTTCAACCCGATGCCCAACCCGGCGCTGAAGGAGTCCTACCCGGAAGCCTATTGCTCGATGGGCATCACCGCGGAGAATGTCGCCCGCAAATACGCCATCTCCCGCGCCGAGCAGGAGGCGCTCGCCGTCGCCTCCCACGCCAAGGCGGCCGAGGCCCAGGCCGCCGGCCGTCTGGCCGATGAGATCGTCGGCATCCAGACCCCGGCCGGTCTGGTCGACAAGGACGGTTGCATCCGCCCCGGCACCACCGCCGAGGGGCTGTCGGGCCTGAAGCCGGCCTTCACCGCCGACGGCAGCGTCACCGCCGGCACCTCCTCGCCGCTCACCGACGGCGCATCGGTCGTGCTGGTGACGACGGAGGAGTATGCCCGTGCCAACGGACTGCCGATCCTGGCGAAGATCCGTTCGGTCGCCGTCGCCGGCTGCGCGCCGGAACTGATGGGGCTGGGGCCGGTTCCGGCCACCCGCAAGGCGTTGGCCCGTGCCGGCCTGTCGATCAACGACATCGACATCATCGAGATCAACGAGGCGTTCTCGTCCCAGGCCATCGCCTGCATGCGCGACCTCGACATCGACCCGTCCCGCGTCAATCCGGACGGCGGCGCGCTGGCGCTCGGCCACCCGCTGGGGGCCACCGGCGCCCGCATCACCGGCAAGGCGGCGGCCCTGCTGAAGCGCGAAGGCAAGCAGTTCGCGCTGGCGACCCAGTGCATCGGCGGCGGCCAGGGCATCGCCACCATCCTGGAAGCGGTGTGA
- a CDS encoding MerR family transcriptional regulator, whose translation MDLVSVCIGPLGTEEGDGTDGRAGVPHLGIGELAGEFGLTHRTIRHYEDEGLLAPERIGSARIYGRRDRARLALICRGKRLGFSLAEIKEFLNLYDTDDARIEQMRYMRTIARRRISALEQQLADVQQTLAELCTIDTQISEHLRRNGITETQDMEEKQS comes from the coding sequence GTGGATCTGGTTTCGGTCTGCATCGGCCCGTTGGGGACGGAAGAGGGGGACGGGACTGACGGTCGCGCCGGCGTGCCGCACCTTGGCATCGGCGAGCTGGCCGGGGAGTTCGGTCTGACCCACCGCACCATCCGCCATTACGAGGATGAGGGGCTGCTGGCGCCGGAGCGGATCGGCAGCGCCCGTATCTATGGCCGACGCGACCGCGCCCGGCTGGCGCTGATCTGCCGGGGCAAGCGGCTGGGGTTCAGCCTGGCCGAGATCAAGGAATTCCTGAACCTTTACGACACCGACGACGCCCGGATCGAACAGATGCGCTACATGCGCACGATCGCCCGCCGTCGGATTTCGGCACTTGAACAGCAGCTTGCCGATGTCCAACAGACATTGGCGGAGCTGTGCACCATCGACACCCAGATCTCCGAGCATCTTCGCCGCAACGGCATCACGGAGACGCAGGACATGGAGGAGAAGCAGTCATGA
- a CDS encoding ISAs1-like element ISAzs15 family transposase codes for MAEGAGKSLLDHFSALEDPRQAWKVVYPLPEILLLVLCATLGGAENFVEIEEWGEDRLDFLRRFLPYRRGIASHDTLNDVMNALDGELFSSCFTAWVDGLREGEPDIVAIDGKTSRRAHARAQGRNPLHLVSAWASRQRLVLGQQACEAKSNEITAIPLLLERLALTGALVTIDAMGCQTKIAQAILDKGADYLLAVKGNWPILCGEIERYFSEARDGVSDTFTTTDGDHGRIEVRHHVVSHDVDWLSTDRRFPGEPRFPALTSIAMVEADVEREGKPSRERRYFLSSARLDARLLAHAVRCHWHVENRLHWVLDVVFHDDLSRLRSGFGPQNMAAIRHMAINLIRKAPGKQSLTVKRKKMSWNADYLETVIRQRG; via the coding sequence ATGGCGGAAGGGGCTGGCAAGTCGCTGTTGGATCACTTCTCGGCGCTGGAGGATCCGCGTCAGGCATGGAAGGTCGTATATCCGCTGCCGGAAATCCTGCTCCTGGTGCTGTGTGCCACCCTGGGTGGGGCGGAGAACTTTGTCGAGATCGAGGAGTGGGGCGAGGATCGCCTGGACTTTCTGCGTCGTTTCCTGCCCTACCGGCGAGGCATCGCCAGCCATGACACGCTCAACGACGTGATGAACGCGCTTGATGGCGAGCTGTTTTCGTCCTGCTTCACGGCGTGGGTGGACGGGTTGCGCGAGGGCGAGCCGGACATCGTCGCCATTGACGGCAAGACCTCCCGGCGCGCTCACGCTCGGGCTCAGGGGCGCAACCCGCTGCATCTCGTCTCCGCCTGGGCCAGCCGACAGCGGCTGGTGCTGGGCCAGCAAGCCTGCGAGGCGAAGTCGAACGAGATCACCGCCATTCCACTGCTGCTGGAGCGCTTGGCCCTGACCGGAGCATTGGTAACCATCGATGCCATGGGGTGCCAGACCAAGATCGCCCAAGCCATTCTCGACAAGGGTGCCGACTATCTGCTGGCGGTGAAGGGCAACTGGCCGATCCTGTGCGGGGAAATCGAGCGCTACTTCAGCGAGGCACGCGACGGCGTATCCGACACGTTCACCACCACCGACGGCGACCATGGCCGGATCGAAGTCCGCCACCATGTCGTCAGCCACGACGTCGACTGGCTGTCCACCGACCGCCGCTTCCCGGGCGAGCCCCGCTTCCCCGCCTTGACCAGCATCGCCATGGTCGAGGCCGACGTCGAGCGGGAGGGTAAGCCCAGCCGAGAACGGCGTTACTTTCTCTCCTCGGCACGCCTCGACGCCCGTCTCCTGGCCCACGCTGTCCGCTGCCATTGGCATGTCGAGAACCGCCTGCACTGGGTGCTTGATGTCGTCTTCCACGACGACCTCTCCCGCTTGCGGTCCGGCTTCGGCCCTCAAAACATGGCCGCCATCCGGCACATGGCCATAAACCTCATCCGAAAGGCCCCAGGCAAACAGAGCCTGACCGTCAAGCGTAAGAAAATGTCCTGGAACGCCGACTACCTCGAAACCGTCATCCGGCAGCGCGGCTAA